Proteins encoded in a region of the Nonomuraea helvata genome:
- a CDS encoding bifunctional [glutamine synthetase] adenylyltransferase/[glutamine synthetase]-adenylyl-L-tyrosine phosphorylase, translating to MPRIESTAARLAKLGFADGARAAQLVRQTGVDVDDLLEFLVDVADPDQALVSLTRLAEREPAVLDAVRGDEHLRGRLLAVLGVSAALGEHLVRHPGQVALLAEPHLGDPRTAFLKAVGAEPGEAADGGSAAAADAAGAGTDARGAGAATGDVPLNALRVAYRGRLMHLAARDLTGEATPAEVMAELSDLAGAALEAALAIARAEIDDSEVRLAVIGMGKCGARELNYISDVDVIFVAEPREGADETKALRTATRLAQAMMRACADTTSEGSLWEVDAGLRPEGRSGPLVRTLGSHLAYYRRWAKTWEFQALLKARPVAGDMELGAAYVEAVNDLVWSAATREHFVEDVQAMRRRVEAHVRAEGDRQLKLGPGGLRDIEFAVQLLQLVHGRLDPLLRRRATLPALAALSRGGYVGRDDSRSLAEAYSFLRQVEHLLQLHRLRRTHIVPTDESDLRRLGRALGMQPDPVGEFTARWRRHAREARRLHEKLFYRPLLQAVSRLQESEARLSATAAQARLEALGYVDPAGALRHITALAAGVSRRAAIQRTLLPVMLGWFADTPDPDGALLGFRQVSDKLGSTPWYLRLLRDETAVASRMARVLGAGRYATGLILHAPEAVAMLGSDKELAVRSRESLLGEAFAAVTRHAGDAETAVASVRALRRKELFRTAVADIFGLIDIETVGGALSALTDVTLQAALDAALAKVPDVTRFAVIAMGRLGGMECSYASDADVMFVHSPLPGVAEREATDTAFAVANEVRRLLSLPAPDPPLTVDLDLRPEGRQGPLVRTLASYRAYYARWSSPWESQALLRARFSAGDRELGAQFTSMVDELRYPQGGLHDDAVREIRRLKARMEAERLPRGADPALHTKLGPGGLSDVEWVAQLLQLRYAGALPSLRTTRTLEALRAAVGEGLLAPADEAVLAEAWRFASRIRDAIMLVKGRADDSVPREAGERKLIAQTLGYPPDGSEDFLDDYRRVTRRARQVVDRVFYGA from the coding sequence GTGCCCAGGATCGAATCCACCGCCGCGAGGCTCGCCAAGCTCGGTTTCGCCGACGGCGCCAGGGCCGCCCAACTCGTCCGTCAGACGGGAGTCGACGTGGACGATCTCCTGGAGTTCCTGGTGGACGTGGCCGACCCGGACCAGGCGCTGGTCTCGCTGACCCGCCTGGCCGAGCGCGAGCCCGCCGTGCTCGACGCCGTCCGCGGCGACGAGCACCTCCGCGGGCGGCTGCTGGCCGTGCTCGGCGTCAGCGCCGCCCTCGGTGAGCACCTGGTGCGCCACCCCGGCCAGGTCGCGCTCCTCGCCGAGCCACACCTGGGCGACCCACGGACCGCGTTCCTGAAGGCGGTCGGCGCCGAGCCAGGGGAGGCGGCCGACGGCGGGAGCGCCGCCGCCGCCGACGCCGCGGGGGCCGGCACCGACGCCCGGGGCGCCGGCGCCGCCACCGGCGACGTCCCGCTGAACGCGCTCCGCGTGGCCTATCGCGGCAGGCTGATGCATCTCGCCGCACGCGACCTCACAGGAGAGGCCACACCCGCGGAGGTCATGGCCGAGCTGTCCGACCTCGCCGGCGCCGCGCTGGAGGCCGCGCTCGCCATCGCGCGGGCCGAGATCGACGACAGCGAGGTACGCCTGGCGGTCATCGGCATGGGCAAGTGCGGCGCCAGGGAGCTCAACTACATCAGCGACGTAGACGTGATCTTCGTGGCCGAGCCGCGGGAGGGCGCCGACGAGACCAAGGCACTGCGTACGGCGACCCGGCTGGCCCAGGCCATGATGCGGGCCTGCGCCGACACCACGTCCGAGGGCTCGCTGTGGGAGGTGGACGCGGGCCTGCGGCCCGAGGGCAGGTCGGGCCCGCTGGTGCGCACGCTCGGCAGCCACCTGGCCTACTACCGGCGCTGGGCCAAGACGTGGGAGTTCCAGGCGCTGCTCAAGGCCCGCCCGGTAGCGGGCGACATGGAGCTGGGCGCCGCCTACGTGGAGGCGGTCAACGACCTGGTGTGGTCGGCGGCCACCCGCGAGCACTTCGTCGAGGACGTGCAGGCCATGCGCCGGCGGGTCGAGGCGCACGTGCGCGCCGAAGGGGACCGCCAGCTGAAGCTGGGGCCGGGCGGGCTGCGCGACATCGAGTTCGCGGTGCAGCTGCTCCAGCTCGTCCACGGCAGGCTCGACCCCCTGCTGCGCCGCCGGGCCACGCTGCCCGCACTGGCCGCGCTCTCCAGGGGCGGATACGTCGGCCGGGACGACTCGCGCAGTCTCGCGGAGGCGTACTCGTTCCTGCGCCAGGTGGAGCACCTGCTGCAGCTGCACCGGCTGCGGCGCACCCACATCGTGCCCACCGACGAGTCCGACCTGCGCAGGCTGGGCCGGGCGCTCGGCATGCAGCCCGATCCGGTGGGAGAGTTCACGGCGCGGTGGCGGCGGCACGCCAGGGAGGCGCGGCGGCTGCACGAGAAGCTGTTCTACCGGCCGCTGCTGCAGGCCGTGTCGCGGCTGCAGGAGTCGGAGGCGCGGCTGTCGGCCACGGCGGCGCAGGCCAGGCTGGAGGCGCTCGGCTACGTCGATCCCGCCGGCGCGCTGCGCCACATCACCGCCCTCGCCGCCGGCGTGTCCAGGCGGGCCGCCATCCAGCGCACGCTGCTGCCCGTGATGCTCGGCTGGTTCGCCGACACGCCCGACCCGGACGGGGCGCTGCTCGGGTTCCGGCAGGTGAGCGACAAACTGGGCAGCACGCCGTGGTATCTGCGGCTGCTGCGCGACGAGACGGCGGTGGCGTCCAGGATGGCGCGCGTGCTCGGCGCCGGCCGCTACGCGACCGGTCTGATCCTGCACGCGCCCGAGGCGGTCGCGATGCTGGGCTCGGACAAGGAGCTCGCCGTGCGCTCCCGGGAGTCGCTGCTGGGCGAGGCCTTCGCGGCGGTCACCAGGCACGCCGGCGATGCCGAGACCGCCGTGGCGTCCGTACGGGCGCTGCGCAGGAAAGAGCTGTTCCGTACGGCCGTGGCCGACATCTTCGGGCTCATCGACATCGAGACGGTCGGCGGCGCCCTGTCGGCCCTGACGGACGTGACCCTGCAGGCCGCGCTCGACGCCGCCCTGGCCAAGGTCCCGGACGTCACGAGGTTCGCCGTCATCGCCATGGGCCGGCTCGGCGGCATGGAGTGCTCCTACGCCAGCGACGCCGACGTCATGTTCGTCCACTCGCCGCTGCCAGGGGTGGCGGAGCGCGAGGCCACGGACACCGCGTTCGCCGTGGCCAACGAGGTGCGCCGGCTGCTGTCGCTACCCGCCCCCGACCCGCCGCTGACCGTCGACCTCGACCTGCGTCCCGAGGGGCGGCAGGGCCCGCTGGTGCGGACGCTGGCCTCCTACCGCGCCTACTACGCGCGCTGGTCGTCGCCGTGGGAGTCGCAGGCGCTGCTGCGGGCCAGGTTCTCGGCGGGCGACCGGGAGCTGGGCGCGCAGTTCACGTCGATGGTCGACGAGCTGCGTTACCCGCAGGGCGGTCTGCACGACGACGCGGTCAGGGAGATCAGGCGGCTCAAGGCCCGCATGGAGGCCGAGCGCCTGCCGCGCGGCGCCGACCCGGCCCTGCACACCAAGCTGGGACCGGGCGGGCTGTCCGACGTGGAGTGGGTGGCCCAGCTGCTGCAGCTCCGTTACGCGGGCGCGCTGCCGTCGCTGCGCACCACCCGTACGCTCGAGGCCCTGCGCGCGGCCGTGGGGGAGGGCCTGCTCGCGCCGGCCGACGAGGCCGTGCTCGCCGAGGCGTGGCGCTTCGCCTCCCGCATCCGCGACGCGATCATGCTGGTGAAGGGCCGGGCCGACGACAGCGTGCCGCGTGAGGCGGGGGAGCGCAAGCTGATCGCCCAGACGCTCGGCTACCCGCCGGACGGCTCGGAGGACTTCCTGGACGACTACCGCCGCGTGACGCGCCGCGCACGACAAGTGGTGGATCGAGTTTTTTACGGGGCTTGA
- a CDS encoding type 1 glutamine amidotransferase, producing the protein MRITVIEHEAEAGLGYLGEWLGPACDVVRPYLGEEIPARPADGLIVLGGAAAAWEDERSPWQPATRDLLRRAVDESTPTLAICLGAQLLTLACGGTVERGTNGLEVGVREVVALPAAADDPLLAGIGTAVAVQYHQDTMTRLPDGAVPLMTGAQYPNQAYRLGAAAWAVQFHPEATPEIFTSWTSGSGLDAAEELNAEVKAAESALVATWRPVAEAFAEVIRASGRA; encoded by the coding sequence ATGCGTATCACCGTGATCGAGCACGAGGCCGAGGCGGGCCTCGGGTACCTCGGCGAATGGCTCGGGCCGGCCTGCGACGTCGTACGGCCGTACCTGGGTGAGGAGATTCCCGCGCGCCCGGCGGACGGGCTCATCGTGCTCGGCGGTGCGGCGGCGGCCTGGGAGGACGAGCGGAGCCCCTGGCAGCCCGCCACCCGTGACCTGCTGCGCCGGGCCGTCGACGAGAGCACGCCCACGCTGGCCATCTGCCTGGGGGCGCAGCTGCTCACCCTGGCCTGCGGCGGCACGGTCGAACGCGGTACGAACGGGCTCGAGGTGGGCGTCCGCGAGGTGGTCGCGCTGCCCGCGGCGGCGGATGACCCGCTGCTGGCGGGGATCGGCACGGCCGTGGCCGTCCAGTATCACCAGGACACCATGACGCGGCTGCCCGACGGCGCGGTGCCGCTCATGACCGGGGCCCAGTATCCGAACCAGGCCTACCGGCTCGGCGCCGCCGCGTGGGCGGTGCAGTTCCATCCCGAGGCCACGCCGGAGATCTTCACCTCCTGGACCTCCGGGTCCGGCCTGGACGCCGCCGAGGAGCTGAACGCCGAGGTCAAGGCGGCCGAGAGCGCGCTGGTCGCCACCTGGCGGCCGGTGGCGGAGGCGTTCGCCGAGGTGATCAGAGCGAGCGGCCGCGCCTGA
- the glnA gene encoding type I glutamate--ammonia ligase, whose amino-acid sequence MFNSADDVLKFISDEGVQFVDVRFTDLPGTTHHFTFPVENFSASVFTDGLMFDGSSIRGFQAIHESDMLLLPDPSSAVVDPFRQHKTLNINFFVHDPLTGEAYSRDPRNVARKAEEYLKGTGIADTVYFGPEAEFYIFDDVRFETKQNAGYYYIDSIEGAWNTGKSTEGGNLGYKPRYKGGYFPVPPMDHFTDLRSEMVRNLIECGIDVEMQHHEVGTAGQAEIDFKFGTLLKTADNLMLYKYVIKSTALEYGHTVTFMPKPIFGDNGSGMHCHQSLWKDGSPLFYDEVGYAGLSDTARYYIGGLLRHAPSLLAFTNPTVNSYHRLVPGYEAPVNLVYSQRNRSACVRIPITGSNPKAKRIEFRVPDPSCNPYFAFSAMLMAGLDGIRNKIEPPEPVDKDLYELPPEEARNIPQVPGSLPEVLSALEADHDYLLEGGVFTPDLIETWVSYKRENEVDPIRLRPHPHEFEMYYDV is encoded by the coding sequence GTGTTCAACTCCGCCGACGACGTCCTGAAGTTCATCAGTGACGAAGGGGTGCAATTCGTCGATGTCAGGTTCACCGACCTGCCGGGGACGACGCACCACTTCACCTTCCCGGTAGAAAACTTCAGCGCGAGCGTCTTCACCGACGGACTCATGTTCGACGGCTCGTCGATCCGAGGCTTTCAGGCGATCCACGAGTCCGACATGCTTCTGCTGCCCGACCCGTCCAGCGCGGTCGTGGACCCGTTCCGCCAGCACAAGACGCTCAACATCAACTTCTTCGTGCACGACCCGCTGACCGGCGAGGCCTACAGCCGCGACCCGCGCAACGTGGCACGCAAGGCAGAGGAATACCTCAAGGGCACGGGCATCGCCGACACGGTCTACTTCGGCCCCGAGGCCGAGTTCTACATCTTCGACGACGTGCGCTTCGAGACGAAGCAGAACGCCGGCTACTACTACATCGACTCCATCGAGGGCGCCTGGAACACCGGCAAGTCGACCGAGGGCGGCAACCTCGGCTACAAGCCGCGCTACAAGGGCGGCTACTTCCCGGTGCCGCCGATGGACCACTTCACCGACCTGCGCTCCGAGATGGTGCGCAACCTCATCGAGTGCGGCATCGACGTCGAGATGCAGCACCACGAGGTCGGCACGGCGGGCCAGGCGGAGATCGACTTCAAGTTCGGCACGCTGCTCAAGACCGCCGACAACCTGATGCTCTACAAGTACGTGATCAAGAGCACGGCCCTCGAGTACGGCCACACGGTCACGTTCATGCCCAAGCCCATCTTCGGTGACAACGGCTCGGGCATGCACTGCCACCAGTCGCTATGGAAGGACGGCTCGCCGCTCTTCTACGACGAGGTCGGCTACGCGGGCCTGTCCGACACGGCCCGCTACTACATCGGCGGCCTGCTCAGGCACGCCCCGTCGCTGCTGGCCTTCACCAACCCGACGGTCAACTCCTACCACCGTCTGGTGCCCGGCTACGAGGCCCCGGTCAACCTGGTCTACTCCCAGCGCAACCGCTCGGCCTGCGTCCGCATCCCGATCACGGGCTCCAACCCGAAGGCCAAGCGCATCGAGTTCCGGGTGCCTGACCCGTCGTGCAACCCGTACTTCGCGTTCTCGGCCATGCTGATGGCGGGCCTCGACGGCATCCGCAACAAGATCGAGCCGCCGGAGCCGGTCGACAAGGACCTCTACGAGCTGCCGCCGGAGGAGGCCCGCAACATCCCGCAGGTGCCCGGCTCGCTGCCCGAGGTGCTCAGCGCGCTGGAGGCCGACCACGACTACCTGCTCGAGGGCGGCGTCTTCACGCCTGACCTGATCGAGACGTGGGTCTCCTACAAGCGGGAGAACGAGGTCGACCCGATCCGGCTGCGTCCGCACCCGCACGAGTTCGAGATGTACTACGACGTCTAG
- a CDS encoding HXXEE domain-containing protein has product MVPSTVTWGLLAAWAVHDAEELATMAGWTREARERWPWVPEVSQRHVNVAIGLMGGVMAGAAALGARTGGRSPVFQAALLGFGAHGVAHLAQAAVARRYTPGVVTAPVVVIPFSVWAWRRLRADGVPVRAGAAARPGVAAFPLVVGGVHVLAHALTRPRARGTDTRTRALVRAGRRRWGFRRGRSL; this is encoded by the coding sequence GTGGTTCCCTCAACCGTCACGTGGGGGCTGCTGGCGGCGTGGGCGGTCCACGACGCCGAGGAACTGGCGACCATGGCGGGCTGGACGCGCGAGGCCCGGGAGCGGTGGCCCTGGGTTCCCGAGGTGTCGCAGCGGCACGTGAACGTGGCCATCGGGCTCATGGGCGGGGTGATGGCGGGGGCCGCGGCGCTGGGGGCGCGTACGGGCGGGCGGAGTCCGGTCTTCCAGGCCGCGCTGCTGGGGTTCGGGGCTCATGGGGTGGCGCACCTGGCGCAGGCGGCGGTGGCCCGGAGGTACACGCCCGGGGTGGTGACCGCGCCCGTGGTGGTCATCCCGTTCTCGGTGTGGGCGTGGCGGCGCCTGCGGGCCGACGGGGTGCCGGTGCGGGCGGGGGCGGCCGCCCGGCCGGGGGTGGCGGCGTTCCCGCTGGTCGTGGGCGGTGTCCACGTCCTGGCCCACGCGCTCACCCGCCCCCGTGCGCGCGGGACGGACACCCGGACCCGCGCCCTCGTGCGGGCAGGGCGCCGGAGGTGGGGGTTCAGGCGCGGCCGCTCGCTCTGA
- a CDS encoding helix-turn-helix domain-containing protein, with protein sequence MGLRERKKEQTRRRIAEVALRLFDERGYDAVTVNEIAEAAGVAKVTLFNYFPTKDCLVTEGIKDDLAAIVAGRPEGVTPLGALREHYRALAAQGAGEMDVESLLTRVRVISSSQALMGALHGVRMGERYELAEALKEAHRGDDLTAQLMAAQITAAVTTVQEAFFQRIAAGVPLEEAGGRLAGDVEVAFDLLEHGLTTKGDKS encoded by the coding sequence ATGGGGCTCAGGGAGCGGAAGAAGGAGCAGACGCGGCGGCGGATCGCCGAGGTGGCGCTGCGCCTGTTCGACGAGCGCGGCTACGACGCGGTGACCGTCAACGAGATCGCCGAGGCGGCCGGGGTCGCCAAGGTGACGCTGTTCAACTACTTCCCGACCAAGGACTGCCTCGTCACCGAGGGGATCAAGGACGACCTGGCCGCGATCGTGGCCGGGCGCCCCGAGGGGGTCACGCCCCTCGGCGCGCTGCGCGAGCACTACCGGGCGCTGGCCGCCCAGGGCGCGGGCGAGATGGACGTGGAGTCGCTGCTGACCAGGGTCCGCGTGATCTCCTCGAGCCAGGCCCTGATGGGCGCGCTGCACGGGGTGCGCATGGGTGAGCGCTATGAGCTGGCCGAAGCACTCAAGGAGGCCCACCGCGGCGACGACCTGACCGCCCAGCTCATGGCCGCGCAGATCACCGCCGCCGTCACCACCGTCCAGGAGGCGTTCTTCCAGCGCATCGCCGCGGGAGTGCCGCTGGAGGAGGCGGGCGGGCGCCTGGCGGGCGACGTGGAGGTGGCCTTCGACCTCCTGGAGCACGGGCTCACAACAAAAGGGGATAAGTCATGA
- a CDS encoding helix-turn-helix transcriptional regulator, which yields MGDDDRRVGPARPFYERVNHERIRRGWTQLKLAEQSGVDRATIHRMRSAKPQPDTVFALAETLGIDRDEALRLAGLVPGGAGGALPALAEDPEVDELLAKLPARRRAILERFRDSERERVRRLREQAEAEAAEAGRRFKELVRIEIEESE from the coding sequence ATGGGCGATGACGACAGGCGGGTGGGCCCCGCGCGGCCCTTCTATGAACGCGTCAATCACGAGCGGATCAGGCGTGGCTGGACCCAGCTGAAGCTGGCGGAGCAGTCGGGTGTCGACCGGGCCACCATCCACCGGATGCGGTCGGCGAAGCCGCAGCCGGACACGGTGTTCGCGCTGGCGGAGACGCTCGGCATCGACCGGGACGAGGCGCTGCGGCTGGCCGGTCTGGTGCCGGGTGGCGCGGGCGGCGCGCTTCCCGCTCTCGCGGAGGACCCCGAGGTCGACGAGCTGCTGGCGAAGCTCCCGGCGCGGCGGCGGGCGATCCTGGAGCGGTTCAGGGATTCGGAGCGGGAGCGCGTCCGGCGGCTGCGGGAGCAGGCTGAGGCCGAGGCGGCCGAAGCCGGCAGGCGCTTCAAGGAACTCGTCCGCATTGAAATAGAAGAATCGGAATAG
- a CDS encoding LysR family transcriptional regulator, with the protein MDLRQLRGFVAVAGAGTVTEAANTLGLAPASVSEQVRRLEQSLGVTLFERTPQGMRLTEPGATLLARAQELLDHADEVRRAVTGQRRRVRIGTLEMLAAARLPAVIRRLSERRPDLDVDVRTLTRGTLLAGVTSGELDVALLLDTGLWVGGLGFTMPEDAGSGAAMAPDLDFLDVGEVRLSLVAAPGGDREPLLVSATGCSIRLAADRAFGPEVPRRELTGIATAREWARQGLGSALLPDFALEPDLASGALVELDFDAPTLALRLVWLRGREPALRDVLYAMSA; encoded by the coding sequence ATGGACTTGCGCCAGTTGCGGGGTTTTGTCGCGGTGGCCGGGGCGGGCACCGTCACCGAAGCGGCGAACACCCTCGGCCTCGCCCCAGCGTCCGTGTCCGAGCAGGTGCGCCGGCTCGAACAGAGCCTCGGGGTGACCCTTTTCGAACGCACGCCCCAGGGGATGCGCCTGACCGAGCCGGGCGCCACGCTGCTGGCACGGGCGCAGGAGCTGCTCGACCACGCCGACGAGGTACGCCGCGCCGTCACCGGGCAGCGCCGCCGGGTGCGGATCGGCACGCTGGAGATGCTGGCCGCGGCCCGGCTGCCCGCCGTGATCCGCCGCCTGTCGGAACGCCGCCCCGACCTCGACGTGGACGTGCGAACCCTGACCCGGGGGACGCTGCTGGCCGGGGTGACGAGCGGCGAGCTGGACGTGGCCCTGCTGCTGGACACGGGGTTGTGGGTCGGCGGGCTCGGCTTCACCATGCCCGAGGACGCGGGTTCAGGTGCCGCGATGGCGCCCGACCTGGACTTCCTTGACGTGGGCGAGGTCAGGCTGTCGCTGGTCGCGGCGCCGGGCGGCGACCGGGAGCCGCTGCTGGTCAGCGCCACCGGCTGCTCGATCCGGCTGGCGGCCGATCGGGCGTTCGGTCCGGAGGTGCCGCGCAGGGAGCTGACCGGCATCGCGACCGCCCGCGAGTGGGCCAGGCAGGGGCTCGGCAGCGCGCTGCTGCCGGACTTCGCGCTGGAGCCCGACCTGGCCTCGGGCGCGCTCGTGGAGCTCGACTTCGACGCGCCGACACTGGCGCTGCGCCTGGTCTGGCTGCGCGGCCGCGAGCCAGCCCTGCGCGACGTCCTCTACGCCATGAGCGCCTGA
- a CDS encoding RDD family protein — MSSKGPRWTQTWLGGIRSAGIDLGYPGERLGLPEEGSGSIAGWGRRIAALVIDWMICTWAVVQLLLRMNPAEQPWAPAVVFAVQYLILVGFMGQTFGHRLAGIRVAAMDGGNPRWLPVLVRTLLLCLAVPALIWDRDHRGVHDRVSNTMVVRM; from the coding sequence ATGAGCAGCAAGGGGCCTCGGTGGACGCAGACCTGGCTGGGCGGGATCAGGTCCGCCGGCATCGATCTCGGCTACCCGGGTGAGCGCCTGGGCCTGCCCGAGGAGGGCAGCGGGTCGATCGCCGGCTGGGGCCGCAGGATCGCCGCGCTGGTCATCGACTGGATGATCTGCACGTGGGCCGTCGTGCAGCTGCTGCTCAGGATGAACCCCGCCGAGCAGCCGTGGGCGCCCGCGGTCGTCTTCGCCGTGCAGTACCTGATCCTGGTCGGGTTCATGGGGCAGACCTTCGGGCACCGGCTGGCCGGCATCAGGGTGGCCGCGATGGACGGCGGGAACCCCCGCTGGCTGCCCGTGCTGGTGCGCACCCTGCTGCTGTGCCTGGCCGTGCCCGCCCTCATCTGGGACCGCGACCACCGCGGGGTGCACGACCGCGTGTCCAACACGATGGTCGTCCGGATGTAG
- a CDS encoding MFS transporter gives MMFGFSLAYFLVILDTTVLTIALPDLRASLGGSLAGQQWAVNAYTVAFAAALLTGGAVADRYGAARIFKVGVAAFGVISLLSAAAPHLGVLIALRALLGLAGALCTGGSMALLPQLFPDPAARARATGLWAAITGTALAAGPLLGGLLVDLSGWRAVFLLNPPIALISLLAMRRVRSPRGHRLIDWRVQALACAFLALVAEALIDASMVAGILAAVALAAVVLAERRSKAPALPGGLLAATWPELLAGTVANFAFAGALFVLTLLLQDTRHLAPLAAGLAFLPLTLPMTVNPLLTGRLVARYGPRPPILGGLALLAAGLTGVALTDVAAPWLVVMGFGLSFVLPALMAGMINSAPPGTAGTAGGVLNAFRQVGATLGVAVMGVVSHPLPTAAVLTALTCACYGLAARRARTAAPPASTGPMRVS, from the coding sequence ATGATGTTCGGATTCTCCCTCGCCTACTTCCTCGTGATCCTCGACACGACCGTGCTGACGATCGCGCTGCCCGACCTACGGGCCTCGCTGGGCGGTTCGCTGGCCGGCCAGCAGTGGGCGGTGAACGCGTACACGGTCGCCTTCGCCGCCGCGCTGCTCACGGGGGGAGCGGTGGCCGACCGGTACGGCGCGGCCCGGATCTTCAAGGTCGGCGTGGCGGCGTTCGGCGTGATCTCGCTGCTGAGCGCCGCGGCCCCGCACCTGGGCGTGCTGATCGCGCTGCGTGCCCTGCTCGGCCTGGCGGGGGCGCTCTGCACGGGCGGCTCGATGGCCCTGCTGCCCCAGCTCTTCCCCGACCCGGCCGCCCGCGCCCGCGCCACCGGCCTGTGGGCCGCCATCACCGGCACCGCGCTCGCCGCCGGCCCGCTGCTCGGCGGCCTCCTCGTGGACCTGTCCGGCTGGCGCGCCGTGTTCCTGCTCAACCCGCCCATCGCCCTGATCAGCCTGCTGGCCATGCGCCGGGTCCGCTCGCCGCGCGGCCACCGCCTGATCGACTGGCGGGTGCAGGCCCTGGCCTGCGCGTTCCTGGCGCTGGTGGCGGAGGCCCTGATCGACGCCTCGATGGTGGCGGGCATCCTGGCGGCGGTCGCCCTGGCGGCGGTGGTGCTCGCGGAGCGCCGCAGCAAGGCGCCGGCCCTGCCAGGCGGCCTGCTCGCCGCCACCTGGCCCGAGCTGCTGGCGGGCACGGTGGCCAACTTCGCCTTCGCCGGCGCCCTGTTCGTCCTCACCCTCCTCCTGCAGGACACCCGCCACCTGGCTCCGCTGGCCGCCGGGCTGGCCTTCCTCCCGCTGACCCTCCCCATGACCGTGAACCCGCTGCTCACCGGCCGCCTGGTGGCCCGCTACGGCCCCCGCCCGCCGATCCTGGGCGGCCTCGCGCTGCTCGCGGCCGGCCTGACGGGGGTCGCCCTGACGGACGTGGCGGCGCCGTGGCTGGTGGTGATGGGGTTCGGGCTGTCGTTCGTGCTGCCCGCGCTGATGGCGGGAATGATCAACAGCGCGCCTCCGGGCACGGCCGGCACGGCGGGCGGCGTCCTGAACGCGTTCCGCCAGGTCGGCGCCACCCTCGGCGTGGCGGTCATGGGCGTCGTGAGCCACCCCCTGCCGACGGCGGCCGTCCTGACCGCGCTGACCTGCGCCTGCTACGGCCTGGCCGCCCGCCGCGCCCGCACCGCCGCTCCGCCCGCCTCGACGGGCCCGATGCGGGTATCGTGA
- a CDS encoding GNAT family N-acetyltransferase — protein MRTTQRLIMRRWRDEDREPFAAMNADPEVMEHFPAPLTRAESDHFVDRIEEEFDKDGHGLWALEVRESGEFIGFTGLIWQTFDAPFLPAWEVGWRLARPAWGHGYATEAAREAVRYAFEEAGLDEIISMTAQRNTRSQAVMKRLGMTHLADFNHPRLAPGSPLYPHVVYHLKRP, from the coding sequence ATGCGGACAACCCAGCGATTGATCATGCGCAGATGGCGCGACGAGGACCGGGAGCCCTTCGCCGCCATGAACGCCGACCCCGAGGTGATGGAGCACTTCCCGGCCCCGCTCACCCGCGCCGAGAGCGACCACTTCGTCGACAGGATCGAGGAGGAGTTCGACAAGGACGGCCACGGGCTGTGGGCGCTGGAGGTGCGCGAGAGCGGGGAGTTCATCGGCTTCACCGGCCTGATCTGGCAGACGTTCGACGCGCCGTTCCTGCCCGCGTGGGAGGTGGGGTGGCGGCTGGCGCGGCCGGCCTGGGGCCACGGGTACGCCACCGAGGCGGCCAGGGAGGCCGTCAGATACGCGTTCGAGGAGGCCGGGCTGGACGAGATCATCTCCATGACGGCGCAGCGGAACACCCGGTCCCAGGCCGTGATGAAGCGCCTGGGGATGACCCATTTGGCTGACTTCAACCACCCGCGGCTAGCCCCGGGCAGCCCTCTGTACCCCCACGTGGTCTACCACCTCAAGCGCCCGTAG
- a CDS encoding B3/B4 domain-containing protein, whose protein sequence is MRFQHSSDIWRDFPELVPGVLVAKGITADVSVDDQVARFAELAAKRLATSSEGELPEIQAWRRAFSKMGLKPTQYRCASESLLRRFRKEGALPRLHPLIDLCNAVSIAYAVPVAVFDLSKISRYVEVRYAAGDEAYLTFSGETEHPPPGEVVFADAEGRAHARRWTNRQSGHSAVRDTTTDVLIVAEALHDTAGADVERLTATVADELAALWTGASKTAILTPSAPRFEF, encoded by the coding sequence GTGCGTTTCCAGCATTCGAGTGACATCTGGCGCGATTTCCCCGAGCTCGTCCCCGGCGTGCTCGTCGCGAAGGGCATCACGGCGGACGTCTCCGTGGATGACCAGGTCGCCCGGTTCGCCGAGCTCGCCGCCAAGCGGCTCGCCACCTCCTCGGAAGGCGAGCTGCCGGAGATCCAGGCGTGGCGGCGGGCGTTCTCGAAGATGGGCCTCAAGCCGACCCAGTACCGCTGCGCGTCGGAGTCGTTGCTGCGGCGCTTCAGGAAGGAAGGCGCGCTGCCGCGCCTGCACCCGCTGATCGACCTCTGCAACGCGGTCTCCATCGCGTACGCCGTCCCGGTGGCGGTGTTCGACCTCTCCAAGATCTCGCGGTACGTGGAGGTCAGGTACGCGGCGGGCGACGAGGCGTACCTGACCTTCTCCGGCGAGACGGAGCACCCGCCGCCCGGCGAGGTCGTCTTCGCCGACGCGGAGGGCAGGGCGCACGCCCGCCGCTGGACCAACCGCCAGAGCGGCCACTCGGCCGTCCGCGACACGACCACCGACGTCCTGATCGTCGCGGAGGCGCTGCACGACACGGCCGGTGCGGACGTCGAACGCCTGACGGCCACCGTCGCGGACGAGCTGGCCGCTCTCTGGACCGGCGCCTCGAAGACGGCGATCCTGACCCCGTCCGCTCCCCGTTTCGAGTTCTAG